A window from Carassius gibelio isolate Cgi1373 ecotype wild population from Czech Republic chromosome B3, carGib1.2-hapl.c, whole genome shotgun sequence encodes these proteins:
- the cbx8a gene encoding chromobox protein homolog 8a, producing MELSAVGERVFAAESIIKRRIRRGRMEYLVKWKGWSQKYSTWEPEENILDERLFAAFEERERERELYGPKKRGPKPETFLMKAKAKGKNYEFRREMSRDLHVSFPVAEPIVTPRAREGLRTVVPTIFPPSTINRGESVRVRPPDFERDPLTLDFASSPKKRGPKPKLRPGGSSTEGVKRKADEPLSYRPSKSERSGETSNCDVIHVTQKFPAESSLVQKPSDVKFTHGGTILKPGPGVVGHRRKDSSSGAINQSKMKHPPQNSLFRSTAQTREQLSLSFVDETDQSWLPCLKNMEKIVVTDVTSNSLTVTIKESSTDKGFFKENR from the exons ATGGAGCTCTCCGCCGTCGGGGAGCGCGTCTTCGCCGCCGAATCCATCATTAAACGGCGCATCAGGAGA GGACGGATGGAGTATCTGGTCAAGTGGAAAGGCTGGTCTCAGAA ATACAGCACCTGGGAACCAGAGGAGAATATTCTGGACGAGCGTCTTTTCGCTGCATTTGAAGAAAG agagcgcgagagagagctgTATGGTCCAAAAAAGAGGGGACCTAAAccagaaacatttttaatgaag GCAAAAGCAAAAGGCAAAAACTACGAGTTCAGACGGGAAATGTCTCGAGACTTACATGTGTCATTCCCAGTAGCTGAACCGATTGTGACTCCCAGAGCCCGTGAGGGACTGCGGACAGTCGTGCCAACGATTTTCCCACCAAGCACCATCAACAGAGGCGAAAGTGTTCGTGTTCGTCCACCGGATTTTGAGCGAGACCCACTGACACTGGATTTTGCCAGCTCACCAAAAAAGCGAGGACCAAAGCCAAAGTTGCGTCCGGGAGGTTCATCCACTGAAGGTGTTAAAAGAAAGGCAGATGAACCGTTATCTTATCGTCCTTCCAAATCCGAGAGATCAGGAGAGACCTCGAACTGTGATGTCATCCATGTAACCCAAAAGTTTCCAGCAGAATCCAGCCTCGTTCAGAAGCCAAGTGATGTCAAATTCACACATGGTGGCACCATCTTAAAACCTGGGCCAGGTGTTGTGGGACATCGACGGAAGGACAGCTCAAGTGGTGCCATAAACCAATCCAAGATGAAACATCCTCCCCAAAACAGTCTATTTCGATCCACCGCTCAAACCAGAGAGCAACTGTCTCTGAGTTTTGTCGACGAAACCGATCAGTCCTGGCTGCCTTGTTTGAAGAACATGGAGAAAATTGTTGTTACTGACGTAACCAGTAACTCTTTGACTGTCACCATAAAAGAGAGTTCAACGGACAAAGGTTTCTTCAAAGAAAACAGATGA
- the cbx4 gene encoding E3 SUMO-protein ligase CBX4: MDLPAVGEHVFAVEGIEKKRLRKGRIEYLVKWRGWSAKYNTWEPEENILDPRLLVAFQNRERQEQMVGYRKRGPKSKHPLVQLPAFARRSSILGGLEDTSLDEENQPKVEPLQIQHSRPQHYQLNSKKHHQYQPSCREISLEQHVSGKKKHFYQLNSKKHHHYQPDPKMYDTPLTRPKEVKVQDPSNKGWNLPPAFHQKWIRNKDSGCLSKVKDLSIELKSLPDNGNKAERALKTSAKEFALPNGISSKMKIIKNKNKNGRIVIVMSKYMDKGVHSSKVKNKDASKMDAEHNEKSTLNKTDNLSDAETSAGRENGSVENAGTFSSSSECIHKTSSKKAELPKDTPSETEQMVIDLCDQPNAENAAPAHPDTKLNHRKRNLSEPREEVRNCKQFFSSRSISAPNTVLSSPQREPMNLHYSRSLASRAYSYDFSDPIPEEPIDLSCGPTKTLKQFPTAEKVSGSSAQVEKTNSHGKPFVGNVIITDITTNCLTVTFKEYIQG, translated from the exons ATGGATCTACCTGCCGTCGGGGAGCACGTCTTCGCGGTGGAGGGCATCGAAAAGAAGCGCCTACGGAAG GGCAGAATCGAGTATCTGGTGAAGTGGCGAGGATGGTCAGCCAA ATATAACACATGGGAACCCGAGGAAAACATCCTCGACCCGCGCCTTCTTGTGGCTTTCCAAAACAG AGAAAGGCAGGAGCAAATGGTGGGATATCGCAAAAGAGGGCCTAAATCCAAACACCCCCTTGTCCAG CTTCCTGCATTTGCCCGTAGATCAAGCATCCTGGGTGGTCTTGAGGACACATCATTGGATGAGGAGAACCAGCCCAAAGTGGAGCCCCTCCAGATCCAACACTCACGGCCGCAGCACTACCAGCTCAACAGCAAAAAACACCACCAGTACCAGCCCAGCTGCAGGGAGATCTCCCTCGAACAGCACGTGAGCGGGAAAAAGAAGCACTTCTACCAGCTGAACAGCAAGAAACATCATCACTACCAGCCGGACCCCAAGATGTACGACACGCCACTCACGCGACCCAAAGAGGTCAAGGTTCAAGACCCTTCCAACAAAGGGTGGAACCTCCCTCCAGCCTTCCATCAGAAGTGGATTCGGAACAAAGACTCCGGCTGCCTGAGTAAAGTGAAAGATCTGTCCATCGAGCTCAAGAGCCTGCCGGATAATGGGAACAAAGCGGAGCGGGCACTCAAGACGAGCGCCAAAGAGTTTGCACTTCCTAACGGCATCAGCAGCAAGATGAAAATAatcaagaacaaaaacaaaaacggaCGAATTGTCATTGTAATGAGCAAATACATGGACAAAGGTGTGCATTCATCTAAAGTAAAAAACAAGGATGCTTCCAAAATGGACGCGGAGCACAATGAGAAATCTACACTGAATAAAACGGACAATCTGTCTGATGCTGAAACTTCAGCAGGCCGCGAGAACGGCTCTGTCGAGAACGCCGGCACATTTTCTTCGTCTAGCGAGTGCATTCACAAAACCTCCTCCAAAAAGGCAGAACTTCCAAAAGATACGCCTTCAGAGACTGAACAAATGGTGATAGATTTATGTGACCAACCAAACGCAGAGAACGCTGCCCCAGCCCACCCGGACACCAAACTCAATCACCGCAAGAGGAACCTCTCAGAACCCAGAGAGGAAGTGAGAAACTGTAAGCAGTTCTTCAGCTCCAGGAGCATCAGTGCACCAAACACTGTGCTTTCTTCTCCTCAGAGAGAACCTATGAACCTGCATTACAGCCGCAGTCTCGCCAGCAGAGCCTACAGTTATGACTTTAGCGACCCCATTCCTGAAGAGCCTATTGATTTAAGCTGTGGTCCAACCAAAACTCTTAAGCAGTTTCCCACAGCGGAGAAGGTTTCAGGAAGCTCAGCGCAAGTGGAGAAAACAAACAGCCATGGTAAACCATTTGTGGGTAACGTTATCATCACCGATATCACTACGAACTGCTTAACCGTGACCTTTAAGGAATACATTCAAGGATAA